From one Nocardioides yefusunii genomic stretch:
- a CDS encoding ABC transporter ATP-binding protein: MPTADAAVLVESLVMKYGDKTAVDNLSLTVQRGTITSVLGPNGAGKTTTLETCEGYRRPHAGRVRVLGLDPVADRRALLPRIGVMLQGGGAWSGVRADEMLRHVASLHANPLDIGALSERLGLEECGRTPFRRLSGGQQQRLGLAMAVVGRPEVVFVDEPTAGMDPAIRRQTWALLEELRDSGVTVVLTTHYLEEAERLSDVVHIVDHGRVVRSGTPAEITGQGSAELRLTSVAPLHDDAVSDLGRLLAHDGGQVRRVDAHSLTGRVAPGTGTLSVLLSWAATHEVQTQRLSLGQRTLEDVYLELTSRSALQEAPA; the protein is encoded by the coding sequence GTGCCAACAGCCGACGCCGCAGTGCTCGTCGAATCGCTCGTGATGAAGTACGGCGACAAGACGGCAGTCGACAACCTCTCGCTCACCGTCCAGCGCGGGACCATCACCTCGGTGTTGGGTCCCAACGGCGCCGGGAAGACGACCACCCTCGAGACCTGCGAGGGGTACCGACGTCCCCACGCCGGCCGCGTCCGGGTGCTGGGGCTCGACCCCGTCGCCGACCGCCGCGCCCTGCTGCCCCGGATCGGGGTGATGCTGCAGGGCGGCGGCGCCTGGTCCGGTGTCCGCGCCGACGAGATGCTGCGCCACGTCGCCTCGCTGCACGCGAACCCCCTCGACATCGGTGCTCTCTCCGAGCGTCTCGGACTGGAGGAGTGCGGTCGGACGCCGTTCCGGCGCCTGTCCGGAGGACAGCAGCAGCGCCTCGGCCTCGCGATGGCCGTCGTGGGTCGCCCCGAGGTGGTCTTCGTCGACGAACCCACCGCGGGCATGGACCCTGCCATCCGACGCCAGACCTGGGCGCTCCTGGAAGAACTGCGTGACAGCGGCGTCACCGTCGTCCTGACCACGCACTACCTCGAAGAGGCAGAACGCCTCAGCGACGTGGTGCACATCGTCGACCACGGCCGCGTGGTCCGCTCGGGCACTCCGGCCGAGATCACCGGACAGGGCAGCGCCGAGTTGCGACTCACGAGCGTCGCTCCCCTTCACGACGACGCGGTGAGCGACCTCGGCCGCCTCCTCGCCCACGACGGCGGACAGGTACGACGCGTGGACGCGCACAGCCTCACCGGACGGGTCGCACCGGGCACCGGCACCCTCTCGGTGCTGTTGTCCTGGGCCGCGACCCACGAGGTACAGACCCAGCGCCTCAGCCTGGGACAGCGCACCCTCGAGGACGTCTACCTCGAGCTCACCTCCCGCTCCGCCCTCCAGGAGGCCCCTGCATGA